In Planococcus citri chromosome 4, ihPlaCitr1.1, whole genome shotgun sequence, the genomic window AATCCAACTTGGCTTTTCAACATGGTAGGTAAATGCGAATGGTTCGGGTTCAGTATACGGTTAAAAGTAGCCTAACTATTTGTATAGCGGTTTTCTCTACACTTTTGCAACGTTTCAACCGAAATCGCCGAATGTTAATTCGTCAAATAACAATATCATATCGTAACTTACTAAGAAGATGTCACTCTGTATACTGTACGTGTAGATGTACTACGTACACATTACTTGCTACATATACGTAGcttaagagagaaaaaaaacgatacaATGTACCTATTACAGttaattgataacatttattaAATTACAACAATATTTCTATCTTCGACGACGCTTATTCAGAAAGAATTACGATTTCGGCGGTATACGGTCTAACAACGaaacaaaatcgttttggtGATGATTTAAAATGTTGTTGGCGAGTACGGCACTGCCGGCGTTTAATGTATGAACCAGCTGTCCTCTGACGACGTCTAAATTTGGTAATTTGCTGTATTCTTCCAACTtgtttttgtgtaaaaattgatCGTTTACTATTCCACCTGCATCAGAAACAGAAACATCGAGACAATAATTACATTACATCATCTAACCAGTATTTTCTATTCTGGCACAGTATGCatataaaagaaaataaaaatgagaacaTCGTGTCACTGTTCACACGGGGACCATCGTCAAGTACCTACTGACTGATAAGTGGTAGTAACTAATCTACGTATTCTACGTAGTATATCTACTACTACTATATTCTGTGTAGGTAAGGGGTACCCACCCGAGCACCGAGcacctactcgtataattttcatttcgcgAGAAATGCGTAAATGAAAACCAATAATAAGCAATGTTCGCACGTAACGCAGATACCGAAATCCTATTCGAATTCGTTAAcggattttcaatttattctacACCAACAGCGGATAACCGCCAACAATCTAGTCCACCGAAGATGCTAGGTACGTTCAATTATCACCGTAGCACGGCACAGTGACAGCAGACAGTGGGCAACTCGTATTACTCGTAGCCGTAGGTACGAGTAACTAGGCAATCGagcaccagcaccagcaccagcaccTACCGAGCAGAATGTAATAAggcatctttttcagcaatttgaAGGCTATGTCAATTTGAACGGCAGCGCTGCACAAAGTTACCGTATGCGAATGAAACAGGCTCGTGATTGGAAGATATTTGCTATTCTCTACGGCCATCTTGACGGTAGTTTTGCTTCGTTGCACCAGCTCCATGTCGGCTTTTTTAAACGTCTTTATCGACTGAAACACGCAAAAATGTTACCCACATTTCATCGAGTATCGAGTATTAGCTATCTACGTAGGAGACAAATCTCGCGATTCATGTCCAACCGACTTGTCGgcgatttaaatttaaaacgtcGTTGctcggcaaaaaaaaaaaaaaaaaaaaaaacttactcgaTAAAAATCTTCGCCGCATACGGGATTCGCATGAAGAAACATTATCATTTTAGACTTGTCAAACAACTCGAGCAGCTCGTTAGCCAATATTTTTTCGTACGGGTTTTCCTAAAATACAACCGAAACGAACGTTACCCAATACCCACAGAATGTACGATTACATACAACTATGACCGCTGGGCTTCAGACGCTTTCTTAAAGTTAGACATAGGGGTTGCATCGTTTGAAACAGCGCACGTTCAAAACATAGGTACCGaaggtacatattaaaaataggaaaaaaatacaagtaacaGACGATAAATTCGCTCGTTCAACTCGCAactgttggaaaatttctcaatttctcgtTTTAATcgcatttaaaaacattttaaacgaGTTTTACTCGATTTTCAACAGTTTCCATTCGAATTCCAATAATGTTgcaaatgattaaaaaaaaaaaaatgttcaatttttgtaataaaaacgaCGACGGTTTCTTATATAACCCTGTTGGGCTGTTAGCTGTTAGCCACTCGCTGTCACTGGACGATGCGATGGGCCGATGGGCCGCCAACACTCACTTCTTCCTTTTCGACAACGATACTCTTCAGCGGTTTTCTgcacttcaaaaattgaggaaaatcagCATCGTACGGCTTAGGAATGCTAACGCGCACAAACTTTTCTATTCTTTGCGCCTCGAAATGCGGCGGTCTCGGTTTCCTTAAATTCACTCTTTTATATCTGACTGACTGAAAGAGTACGGCGTGCGTTTTCAACGAATGGTCTGTAAATTGTCAACAATcgatttcgtaaaaattattgtCAGTACAGCAGAACGCTCCAACAGCAAAATTTAAAAGACGACGCGTCTCCAGTTGTTAGTAAATACCTACTCAGTCGCCGTACAGAAACTTTGCAGTTGGAGGGTCACTGGGTCAGGCTTCTTATGTTGTACAGACTGTACAGACTATAGGTAAGTGATAGCCGCTTACTTTTACAAAGTCCGGCGAACATGATGGCTTTCTTCTTTTATGGATACATACTTCTGTCAAAATGATCAATAATTGCCTAAACAGCACAAATGTCGATCCGTCTCCGATTACATTTCTTAAATttctctgaaaactaatttagAAAAAACATGAGAATGAGATtgattgaaattatgaaaaaaaattaagtaattattttttttgaatcaccgAACTAAAATTTGTTGATAGGTAAGagggttaaaaagtactttttttttcttggctatatgGTCTAAAATGGTAACACTACATTCCAAAAGTGGTAACACTTCTGTGCTCTTAGGTGTTTACATctcaaaacaggacttttcttATCACTCAGGAACTTCGGCGATTATTTCATAGTTTTAACTAAGttttaacaatatttcattTACATGATAGCAAGAATGCAAAACAACTCACCACACGTAAATTTAGTTCTATTTAATGTGAAATTAGTGGAAATATAGCATCGAATAAGAAAgtcctgttttgaaaatgtaaacgtGCCGCGGCGTTCAACACGCGCGTCTAGAGTCTGACGGGCTACGAAACGTTCCCGCCAATCACAGCGCAGGGTTATGTTTATCACCGTTATCACTGACGTTCAAGTGTTGTATTCATTctcacaatattgaaaaaacaaagtaATTTAGGTGTAAATGGACGTTttgcatattattttaaataaaacactGTCGCAATGCAGAAATAAAGTACGTACAAGTCCTAGGTAGCTAACTAGCTATTCAGATTAACTTTATCATTCAGCACCGGCAGGCGGCATTCCCTGGCAAGAATGAAGTAATCTGATAAGAAAGAACTATCAATTATCACACACTCatgtatttttactatttttacaaattaataagATCTCATCAGTAAATTCAATACTTGACATTTCAgcggagaaaaatgaaaatcaatgagTAAAATCTGGTATCTAAATAGATAGAGTCTAGAGATACGTAGGCTCACGCTAGTTATGCAGCTAGCTAATCTGTACATTCATTTTCACTAGCTCCAACTGCaaagtatttctttttgaagttaTCGATCTCGATTGCTTTTATTGATGTAATTATCGTAAATTATGatggatttgaaatgaaaacaagaatGACTTTTCCTTTTTGGTATTCATTCAGTAAAGTTGTAAATGTAAAGTTACAGTACTGTCGTACGTAGGTTAAAGATTAGATTACCaaccaatttgaagaaaaaagtcgtttaattttctgttttaattagTAAAATCGCAAAAGCTCTTTATTATATcgtattttcaacgaaaaataaaaactgaaaaaatttgcaagtcCATAGAACCGCCCCTCTGCGCTGTGATTGGCGGGAACGTTTCGTAGCCCGTCAGACTCTAGACGCGCGTGTCTTAAACTGGAATGTAGTGTTACCACTTTAGACTatatagccaagaaaaaaaaagtactttttaaccctAGCGTGATAAGATAACTGATAAGACTACAGTGATaagttggccaaaaaaaaactgaaaccaaaaccaatacctatttactgatgaaattttttttttagaatcgaATTTTAACAAGTTATATGGAATTATAAATCTAGAAAGAatcttttctgaattttatacgctcgaataatgatttttcaatttaagaaTGCGAGTATACTTTGTTTTtaatacgaaaaaatgaaaaagtgctTCGTAGTCCGGATCCTTTTATTgttttatacctatttattattcattcttcagttttgattttcgaGCGTTTTTCGGTCTGGCCCCTTGATAAagtttgatttgaatttgataagaaaaaaaaaattggtgggaaatggaaaaaaatatgaaaaattgaaaaattttgatctctCGGTGATAGATTTAGAAATtagaatttaaattgaaataaaacgtGATGTTGATTAGCTGATGAAAAACAGACGAACAGACGATCGGTGGGTGGAGATCAGCGATCAGCGGAAATCGAAATGATATTTTACCTGCTACCGCCGAGCGTAGCCGTGGATATCCGCAAGTTCAATCGATGCTGCATTTccagattaaaatttttctgtagTGCCGATTCGAACGTCGATGGCAGCTACGAACTAAACGAGAACGAGAGTCTGTTACCCGGTACAGAACTGGATAAAATTGGACATTTCGTGTTGAGGTTTGTACAGAAAGTCGATTCGTAGTCGTAGCAGTTGTTGGACAATTTTCCATTCTTTCTGTACACTGTACTCGCTACTCAGTACCTACTCCCCAGGCCCAGTCTTAGGGTCGATCGTATTCGTACGTACACGTAGAGAGGTatctactcgtacgagtatttcgcCGCCGCATACCGCATCGGCATTTATGCATAACGAATACCTCCGGTGGCGGTATCGTGGTATGGTAATGGTACCCCTTTTACCTACCGTAAATTTGTACGATGGCGCTCGATATCTCGTGTTTTATTGTTTACAGATGTTTTTGCCTGGATCGACCGCAAGTTACCGATTTCATTCTGCGAAAAGAAAGCGAGTTATTTTTGCGTCGTATTAGCGAAAGCCGCGAGCTGGAAATTAGGAAATTTTGCGACAAAAGTCTGAAGGATCTGCGTAAGACGGAGTCGTTTCGAGAAACCAACGTGCTGACGTCGCGCAGAGAAAATCCGTACTTCTGTTCTATGGTTTTGTCGGctatgaatgaaattttatgcgCGTTAAGACGCAAACAATCGTGCGAACACTTTAAAAATACGTGCGATGAAAAGTGCGAGCAGTATTTCGTCGAAAGTAAATACCCCTTATACCTACATCTACACGACGCGACGCCTAGATGGGTGTTTTTTCGCCGGCACCGTATATTAAGACTGTGACTCTGCGTGTCAGTTCCGTTTCAGGTGGTCACAAGTATGGTGAAAGCGCGCGAGGTCAGAATTAGCGGAGGCAACGCTTACGTACCGTGCTGCAAATGGAGCGAATTGCTGCGAGAACTATTCGTGCATCACTATAACGTGGGATTATCGATGATATCGTACTCGGTGATGCGGTCCATCCGTTCGGACGTACGATGGCAGTCGACATTTCGCACGCTTCGCGATATGTACGAGTGTCAGCTGTATCGGCCGCCGATGCCGATACGTCGCAGCCGTGTACTTCATCAGCAAATCGACGAGCAAAAAGCGCACTTTCCGCCCTGCATGTCGCACTTGTTGAACGTACTGCGAAAAAACCACCGACTGACGCATATTTGGCGGTACTATTTCAGCTTGTTTCTGAAAGACATCGGCCTAACGTTGGAAGATTCCATAGCCTTTTGGAAGAAGGAATATTCGCAAAGTTGTTCGGCCGAAGCTAGTTGTACGCATTCGTGGCAGCAAAACGAACGAAAATATCGTTACAGCATAAGGCATTTGTACGGTCTGGAAGGCGCCAAAGTGGAAAGATCTTGCAAGAGCTGTCAACATATTcaggtaatacctacctacctacctacctacttggtaCTTAGACTTACCGTATCTATATGCCGGTGCCGGTGCTCGCGATCGACATTTCGTCAACGTGTTTGCCGCTTTTGATATACTCGTACAACGTACACGTATTTTCAGACTATGCAAATGGGCATGCGAGACGAAGGCGGATGTCCGTTCGTACATTTCGACGATTCGAATTTGCTTTCGAGCCTGCACGATTCGGTTAAACAGGATAGAAGCGTCGTCGATGAAATCAACGAATTAAGAAATTCCGGCTTCCCTAGCGGAGCTTGCTCGCTGCATATGAGATTTTCCTCGCCGTCCGCCTGCCAAGATGGTGGTAAACGTAAACTGAACGAAAAGCCGCCCTTCGAATCGCCAGTAggttattatttttgtaaaaaaggcGGTAACGCGGATAAATCACTCGAGTGGTAAAACCCGTCGTCGCCGCCGTCGCCGTGTGATCGATGTATGTGTTACCTGTTGTGTAAGACGTAGTACGAACATACCTCTCTCTATACCACAATATCTATCTACGTACATCGGAGCtgaaattcctattttttcttattcgtgttttcttttcgtttttgtttgttgttgtctttttttcattcaacttttcatAGCATTTATTGTAATATACAAATTATAATACTCGTCGATAATataataatatacctatatacaATCTCGCGTAATTATTATCATCATCGTTTTCAAGTTGTATACGACAACAATTGAGTGGTAAATGAACGCGTTTCAACCAAACTGTACACAAGGTACACGCCATGTTTTCAACGTTACAGCGGATAGTTGAACATAACATCTTGCCGCGCCAATTCCAGCAACATGGGatcgtcgaaaaatttattaatagaTACGTCTTCGCTCAGGCCTTTTCTACGTCTGGTCTTGATCATAAATTCTCTGGCTAAATGCGTCGCCGGTTGCGGTTCTAATGGTCTGATGACTATGCTTTTGTCTAGCGGATCGCCCGGAACGATCTGAAAAAATGCGAGGGCGGGTTTTGTAATTGGGCTTTGAAGCGAGAGCAGAGAGCAGAAAACGAAAAGCAAACTAATAGATAAGAGTAGAGGTATTCG contains:
- the LOC135845453 gene encoding large ribosomal subunit protein uL10m-like isoform X1, which gives rise to MFAGLCKNHSLKTHAVLFQSVRYKRVNLRKPRPPHFEAQRIEKFVRVSIPKPYDADFPQFLKCRKPLKSIVVEKEEENPYEKILANELLELFDKSKMIMFLHANPVCGEDFYRSIKTFKKADMELVQRSKTTVKMAVENSKYLPITSLFHSHTVTLCSAAVQIDIAFKLLKKMPYYILLGGIVNDQFLHKNKLEEYSKLPNLDVVRGQLVHTLNAGSAVLANNILNHHQNDFVSLLDRIPPKS
- the LOC135845453 gene encoding large ribosomal subunit protein uL10m-like isoform X2, which encodes MFAGLCKNHSLKTHAVLFQSVRYKRVNLRKPRPPHFEAQRIEKFVRVSIPKPYDADFPQFLKCRKPLKSIVVEKEEENPYEKILANELLELFDKSKMIMFLHANPVCGEDFYRSIKTFKKADMELVQRSKTTVKMAVENSKYLPITSLFHSHTVE
- the LOC135845443 gene encoding uncharacterized protein LOC135845443; its protein translation is MIFYLLPPSVAVDIRKFNRCCISRLKFFCSADSNVDGSYELNENESLLPGTELDKIGHFVLRCFCLDRPQVTDFILRKESELFLRRISESRELEIRKFCDKSLKDLRKTESFRETNVLTSRRENPYFCSMVLSAMNEILCALRRKQSCEHFKNTCDEKCEQYFVEIPFQVVTSMVKAREVRISGGNAYVPCCKWSELLRELFVHHYNVGLSMISYSVMRSIRSDVRWQSTFRTLRDMYECQLYRPPMPIRRSRVLHQQIDEQKAHFPPCMSHLLNVLRKNHRLTHIWRYYFSLFLKDIGLTLEDSIAFWKKEYSQSCSAEASCTHSWQQNERKYRYSIRHLYGLEGAKVERSCKSCQHIQTMQMGMRDEGGCPFVHFDDSNLLSSLHDSVKQDRSVVDEINELRNSGFPSGACSLHMRFSSPSACQDGGKRKLNEKPPFESPVGYYFCKKGGNADKSLEW